Proteins co-encoded in one Halorussus lipolyticus genomic window:
- the flaJ gene encoding archaellar assembly protein FlaJ has product MATQEEPAENATDVKDIVSGFINSTIESYRHMETPVSRYLTLVVFPSILFFVLTVLVYVVTDFPPLISMPIPSLGLLALGVSVLYPKILRDQKRKEIEDRLHLFITHMTILSTANIDRVEVFRTLGEEEEYGALAEEMRRITQLVDTWNQSLDDALRIRANKSPSKPFADFLDRLAYTINAGQEVQDFLLSEQDVVIQNYVTIYEGSLQNLEVMKDLYLSMVLSVTFALVFATVLPILTGTNPTMTVSAVVVMFAFVQTGFLVMIRNTAPYDPVWYHPDNVTTDSEWRIRIAVGVGFLLTIVAMVACLLVLMGQTSIDPDTIPLPFFAAIPTTPLLIPGLVVRSEEEHIKERDDEFTNFIRALGATETAKQSTTTKVLESLRGKDFGALTDNVDDLYKRLNMRIEPAMAWRHFTADSRSYLIQKFSEMFLVGRQMGGDPKQLGELISSNMNEVLQLRERREQSTVTLIGVLYGITAASTFAFFIGLEIVEVLASMSIGLDTSQFDFGTIIHTDVYDIPTIEYLLVIIILLNSVLSSLMIRIADGGHKVNAYMHFVFLTWGSSSIAVFTRIVVGSFLNV; this is encoded by the coding sequence ATGGCGACCCAAGAAGAACCCGCAGAGAACGCGACCGACGTGAAGGACATCGTGTCGGGGTTCATCAACTCGACCATCGAGTCCTACCGGCACATGGAGACGCCAGTCTCCCGGTACCTCACGCTCGTCGTGTTCCCGTCCATCCTGTTCTTCGTGCTGACGGTCCTCGTCTACGTCGTCACGGACTTCCCGCCGCTCATCTCGATGCCCATCCCGTCGCTGGGCCTCCTCGCACTCGGGGTGTCGGTCCTCTACCCCAAAATCCTGCGCGACCAGAAGCGCAAGGAGATAGAGGACCGCCTGCACCTGTTCATTACCCACATGACCATCCTCTCGACGGCGAACATCGACCGCGTGGAGGTCTTCCGGACCCTCGGCGAGGAGGAAGAATACGGCGCACTCGCCGAGGAGATGCGCCGCATCACCCAACTGGTGGACACGTGGAACCAGAGTCTGGACGACGCCCTGCGCATCCGGGCGAACAAGTCGCCGAGCAAGCCGTTCGCCGACTTCCTCGACCGACTGGCGTACACCATCAACGCGGGCCAAGAGGTGCAGGACTTCCTGCTGTCCGAACAGGACGTGGTGATTCAGAACTACGTCACTATCTACGAGGGGTCGCTCCAGAACCTCGAAGTCATGAAGGACCTCTACCTCTCGATGGTCCTGTCCGTCACCTTCGCGCTCGTGTTCGCAACCGTCCTGCCGATTCTGACGGGGACCAACCCGACGATGACGGTCAGCGCCGTCGTCGTGATGTTCGCGTTCGTCCAGACCGGGTTCCTCGTGATGATTCGCAACACCGCGCCCTACGACCCGGTGTGGTACCATCCGGACAACGTGACGACCGACTCCGAGTGGCGCATCCGCATCGCGGTCGGGGTCGGGTTCCTCCTCACCATCGTCGCAATGGTCGCCTGTCTGCTGGTGCTGATGGGCCAGACCAGCATCGACCCCGACACGATACCCCTCCCGTTCTTCGCCGCGATTCCGACGACGCCCCTGCTGATTCCCGGCCTCGTCGTCCGGAGCGAGGAGGAACACATCAAGGAACGCGACGACGAATTCACCAACTTCATCCGGGCGCTGGGCGCGACCGAAACCGCCAAGCAGAGTACCACGACCAAGGTCCTCGAAAGCCTGCGCGGCAAGGACTTCGGCGCGCTGACCGACAACGTGGACGACCTCTACAAGCGCCTCAACATGCGCATCGAACCCGCGATGGCGTGGCGACACTTCACCGCCGACTCGCGGTCGTACCTCATCCAGAAGTTCTCCGAGATGTTCCTCGTCGGCCGGCAGATGGGTGGCGACCCCAAGCAGTTGGGCGAACTCATCTCCAGCAACATGAACGAGGTCCTCCAACTCCGCGAGCGCCGCGAACAGTCCACCGTCACCCTCATCGGTGTCCTCTACGGGATTACCGCGGCCTCGACCTTCGCGTTCTTCATCGGCCTCGAAATCGTCGAAGTGCTGGCCAGCATGTCCATCGGTCTCGACACCAGCCAGTTCGACTTCGGGACCATCATCCACACCGACGTCTACGACATCCCGACCATCGAGTACCTGCTGGTCATCATCATCCTGCTGAACTCCGTGCTGTCGTCGCTGATGATTCGCATCGCCGACGGCGGCCACAAGGTCAACGCCTACATGCACTTCGTCTTCCTGACGTGGGGGTCCAGCAGTATCGCGGTGTTCACCCGCATCGTCGTCGGGTCGTTCCTGAACGTCTGA
- a CDS encoding lysylphosphatidylglycerol synthase transmembrane domain-containing protein, whose amino-acid sequence MSTETSGEVFDRRTAVKAVAGFVVAGLLLYFFGRVIGWGEIFATLSGARPLWLGLACLSTVVSLVIWAKSWDVILATVDVDVPFTKIVVTYFAATFADYATPFGKAGGGPFIAYVLAADTEANYQDSLASVVTADLLNLLPFFTFAGLGTIALLVQGEVPRQAEILVGGLGALAILIPILIYGSYRKRNFVESLVVKVLSPVSKYVDRINPEDIRDRIDEFYELVDRIADNRRRLAYTLVFAYVGWLFFAAPLYLAGQTLGHPLNPMLVLFVVPASSLAGIVPTPGGVGGVEFALVGLLVALTTLRPDVAASVALVYRVASYWFALAIAGIAAFFVIHRT is encoded by the coding sequence ATGTCCACCGAAACGTCCGGCGAGGTGTTCGACCGGCGCACGGCGGTCAAGGCCGTCGCCGGATTCGTGGTCGCCGGCTTACTCCTCTATTTCTTCGGTCGAGTCATCGGCTGGGGAGAAATTTTCGCTACCCTGAGCGGTGCCCGACCGCTCTGGCTCGGATTGGCCTGCCTCTCGACGGTGGTCTCGCTCGTCATCTGGGCGAAGTCGTGGGACGTGATTCTCGCAACCGTAGACGTGGATGTCCCGTTTACCAAAATCGTCGTCACCTACTTCGCCGCCACGTTCGCCGACTACGCCACGCCGTTCGGCAAGGCCGGCGGCGGGCCGTTCATCGCCTACGTGCTGGCCGCCGACACCGAGGCCAACTATCAGGACAGTCTCGCCAGCGTCGTGACCGCGGACCTGCTCAATCTCCTGCCCTTCTTCACGTTCGCCGGTCTCGGCACCATCGCGCTGTTGGTGCAGGGCGAGGTCCCCAGACAGGCCGAGATTCTGGTCGGTGGCCTCGGCGCGCTCGCCATCCTGATTCCGATTCTCATCTACGGTTCGTACCGCAAGCGGAACTTCGTGGAGTCGCTCGTCGTAAAGGTGTTATCGCCGGTGTCGAAGTACGTGGACCGAATCAACCCCGAGGACATCCGGGACCGCATCGACGAGTTCTACGAACTGGTGGACCGCATCGCGGACAACCGCCGGCGACTCGCCTACACGCTGGTCTTCGCCTACGTCGGGTGGCTGTTCTTCGCCGCGCCGCTCTATCTGGCGGGCCAGACGCTCGGCCATCCGCTCAACCCGATGTTGGTCCTGTTCGTCGTCCCGGCGAGTTCGCTCGCCGGCATCGTCCCGACGCCCGGAGGAGTCGGCGGCGTCGAGTTTGCCCTCGTGGGATTGTTGGTCGCGTTGACCACGCTCCGGCCCGACGTCGCCGCGAGCGTGGCGCTGGTCTATCGGGTGGCGAGTTACTGGTTCGCGCTGGCCATCGCGGGGATTGCGGCGTTCTTCGTGATTCACCGGACGTAG
- a CDS encoding CheF family chemotaxis protein has protein sequence MSEKVIADFVARFSLDTFDSPEPVKGRIVLSRKRLVLATTDSKRTIPLSAIFDINVGHVPGDLESFFQDTITIAYREDDRRRVAVVEAGSEEVARFKTVLFKAELNGTKTQIKHPARVGGRVTGANFRSAKLKIRPGEVEFACADPVTVDLANVTHFQKAKRDIGPVLVVRHADEGQSVTSEFGIESDRKLNLLGRYLRLEYSEVAQEVEDLDVSEDEMEALVAIYSGARSGDLAGTLGVDSSRVTMILNDLREKGLVDEGEKGLSLTASGQLVVSDRIESVNT, from the coding sequence ATGTCCGAAAAGGTCATCGCAGACTTCGTTGCACGCTTCAGCCTCGATACGTTCGATTCGCCCGAACCCGTCAAGGGGCGAATCGTCCTCAGCAGGAAGCGACTGGTGTTGGCGACCACCGACTCGAAGCGGACCATCCCGCTCTCGGCCATCTTCGACATCAACGTGGGCCACGTCCCCGGCGACTTGGAGTCGTTCTTCCAAGACACTATCACCATCGCCTACCGCGAGGACGACCGTCGCCGGGTCGCGGTCGTCGAGGCCGGGAGCGAGGAGGTCGCGCGGTTCAAGACCGTCCTGTTCAAGGCCGAACTCAACGGGACGAAGACCCAGATTAAACATCCCGCGCGGGTCGGCGGTCGGGTGACGGGCGCGAACTTCCGGTCGGCGAAACTCAAGATTCGGCCGGGGGAAGTCGAGTTCGCCTGCGCCGACCCCGTGACGGTGGACCTCGCCAACGTCACTCACTTCCAGAAGGCCAAGCGCGACATCGGCCCGGTGTTGGTCGTCCGCCACGCCGACGAGGGCCAGTCGGTGACCTCGGAGTTCGGCATCGAGTCCGACCGGAAACTCAACCTGTTGGGTCGATACCTCCGGTTGGAGTACTCCGAAGTCGCCCAAGAAGTCGAGGACCTCGACGTCTCCGAGGACGAGATGGAGGCGCTGGTCGCCATCTACTCCGGCGCGCGGAGCGGTGACCTCGCCGGAACCCTCGGCGTGGATTCGAGTCGGGTGACGATGATTCTCAACGACCTCCGGGAGAAGGGCCTCGTGGACGAGGGCGAGAAGGGTCTCTCGCTGACCGCGAGCGGGCAACTCGTCGTCAGCGACCGTATCGAATCGGTCAACACCTGA
- a CDS encoding PAS domain-containing protein: MGNAIRVLLVDDDPDIADLTATYLQRASDRIETVIETAPADALDRVEDETVDCVVSDYEMPEMDGLEFLDEVRERAPYLPFVLFTGRGSEEIASEAISAGVTDYLQKGTGTDHYEVLANRVENAVAQYQAEREAEEADEQIRRIFERITDAFFALDDDWRFTHVNERAADFFEREPDDLLGEDIREKFSVEDGSEFLDAYHEAFETQEPVTLEAESDYSPGTWLEVRIYPSEDGLSVYFRDITERRQVQRELRDTKEKIEALHDVAARAVACETEQEIYDLAIETAEEILAFDLCTVDAYEDGVLVPQSVSKGVPTDGYYQNTPVDTSNNLAARAYRNGEASLIRDVRETDVVPAENNYRSALTVPIGEFGIFQAVSDQPGAFDEDDRELTELLSAHISEALARVQTETELRAERDRFAALFENLPNAVVRYNIEEGEAIPKSVNPAFEDVFGWEADDILGDSLDDYILPDDCEAEGESLNEQVSEGHRIEGEEVHRRTRDGDRDFLLHTAPAGNGEAEAFAIYVDISEQKARERKLARQNERLEEFASVVSHDLRNPLNVALGRFDLVTEECESEHLDPIDRSLDRMDALVEDLLALARQGQVVDETEPVVLSDAARQAWETVDTKEATLELADDAVVEADDARFRELLENLFRNAVEHGSTSSQPSADDAVEHGTESDCPPDNTAMRIEVGELDDREGFYVADNGPGIPEEVRDQVFDHGFTTEEDGTGFGLAIVATIADAHGWEVDAKCTDCGSADGARFEFTRVTVRDDATQR, translated from the coding sequence ATGGGGAACGCCATCCGCGTCCTGTTGGTGGACGACGACCCGGACATTGCGGACCTGACTGCTACGTATCTACAGCGGGCCAGCGACCGCATCGAGACGGTCATCGAGACTGCTCCCGCCGACGCGCTCGACCGGGTTGAGGACGAGACGGTCGATTGCGTGGTCAGCGACTACGAGATGCCCGAGATGGACGGGTTGGAGTTCCTCGACGAGGTTCGGGAGAGAGCGCCGTATCTCCCCTTCGTCCTGTTCACGGGCCGGGGGAGCGAAGAAATCGCCTCCGAGGCCATCTCGGCGGGCGTGACCGACTACCTCCAGAAGGGGACCGGCACCGACCACTACGAGGTGCTGGCCAACCGCGTCGAGAACGCCGTCGCTCAGTATCAAGCAGAGCGCGAGGCCGAGGAGGCCGACGAGCAGATTCGGCGCATCTTCGAGCGCATCACCGACGCGTTCTTCGCGCTCGACGACGACTGGCGGTTCACGCACGTCAACGAGCGGGCGGCCGACTTCTTCGAGCGCGAACCCGACGACCTGCTGGGCGAGGACATCCGCGAGAAGTTCAGCGTCGAGGACGGAAGCGAGTTCCTCGACGCCTACCACGAGGCCTTCGAGACCCAAGAACCCGTGACGCTGGAAGCCGAGTCAGACTACAGTCCCGGCACGTGGTTGGAGGTCCGCATCTACCCCTCCGAGGACGGTCTGTCGGTCTACTTCCGGGACATCACCGAGCGCCGGCAGGTCCAGCGCGAACTCCGGGACACCAAGGAGAAAATCGAGGCGCTCCACGACGTGGCGGCGCGGGCCGTCGCCTGCGAAACCGAGCAGGAGATTTACGACCTCGCCATCGAGACGGCCGAGGAGATTCTGGCGTTCGACCTCTGTACCGTGGACGCCTACGAGGACGGCGTGCTGGTCCCCCAGTCCGTCTCGAAGGGCGTCCCGACCGACGGCTACTACCAGAACACGCCGGTCGATACCTCGAACAACCTCGCGGCGCGGGCCTACCGCAACGGCGAGGCCTCGCTGATTCGGGACGTGCGCGAGACCGACGTGGTTCCGGCCGAGAATAACTACCGGTCGGCGCTGACCGTCCCCATCGGCGAGTTCGGCATCTTCCAAGCCGTCTCCGACCAACCCGGCGCGTTCGACGAGGACGACCGCGAGTTGACCGAACTCCTCTCGGCGCACATCTCGGAGGCGCTGGCGCGCGTCCAGACCGAGACCGAACTCCGGGCCGAGCGCGACCGGTTCGCCGCGCTGTTCGAGAACCTGCCCAACGCGGTCGTTCGCTACAACATCGAGGAGGGCGAGGCCATCCCCAAGTCGGTCAACCCGGCGTTCGAAGACGTGTTCGGGTGGGAGGCCGACGACATCCTCGGCGACTCGCTGGACGACTACATCCTGCCGGACGACTGCGAGGCCGAGGGCGAGTCGCTCAACGAGCAGGTCAGCGAGGGCCACCGCATCGAGGGCGAGGAGGTCCACCGCCGGACCCGCGATGGCGACCGGGATTTCCTGCTTCACACCGCGCCCGCCGGCAACGGCGAGGCCGAGGCGTTCGCCATCTACGTGGACATCAGCGAGCAGAAGGCCCGCGAGCGCAAGTTAGCCCGCCAGAACGAGCGACTGGAGGAGTTCGCCAGCGTGGTCAGCCACGACCTGCGCAACCCGTTGAACGTCGCGCTCGGCCGGTTCGACCTCGTGACCGAGGAGTGCGAGAGCGAGCATCTCGACCCAATCGACCGGTCGCTCGACCGGATGGACGCGCTGGTCGAGGACCTGCTGGCGCTCGCCCGACAGGGGCAGGTCGTGGACGAGACCGAACCGGTCGTGCTGTCGGACGCCGCACGGCAGGCGTGGGAGACGGTCGATACCAAGGAGGCCACGCTCGAACTCGCAGACGACGCGGTGGTCGAGGCCGACGACGCCCGGTTCCGGGAACTGCTGGAGAACCTGTTTCGCAACGCCGTGGAGCACGGCTCCACGAGCAGTCAGCCGTCGGCTGACGACGCCGTCGAACACGGGACCGAGAGCGACTGTCCGCCTGACAATACTGCGATGCGAATCGAGGTCGGCGAACTCGACGACCGCGAGGGGTTCTACGTGGCGGACAACGGGCCGGGCATCCCCGAGGAGGTCCGGGACCAAGTGTTCGACCACGGGTTCACGACCGAGGAGGACGGTACAGGGTTCGGCCTCGCCATCGTGGCAACCATCGCCGACGCTCACGGCTGGGAGGTCGATGCCAAGTGTACCGACTGCGGGTCGGCCGACGGCGCGCGCTTCGAGTTCACGCGGGTCACGGTCCGCGACGACGCAACACAACGTTGA
- a CDS encoding BRCT domain-containing protein: protein MARGDDIGGAEVQTAAELEDQTVVFTGRLSEVTRSEVTELVEAHGARVTHNISNQSDLLVVGDNPGDEKLTFFANHDIPSLTEVEFYALFPDRFGHVDGVASAAGNGSAENGAGDESAGESTDEEAAAADADDEAPTETVGIEIDPVVRQLATIEAKRTDRGLDSVVAESTQGLLKEVIDGAELDADAEADPDEAEPLEVALPENVHAMVETAVRTTEGVESVGEFVAEACRVDFGFDFAEKQELSLGLPRGAVTALKQLADDEERCVEVLARDLLCDALEDALTADSA from the coding sequence ATGGCACGCGGCGACGACATCGGGGGTGCGGAGGTCCAGACCGCCGCCGAACTCGAGGACCAGACGGTGGTGTTCACCGGGCGACTCTCGGAGGTCACGCGGAGCGAAGTGACCGAACTGGTCGAGGCCCACGGCGCGCGGGTCACGCACAACATCTCGAACCAGAGCGACCTCCTCGTGGTGGGCGACAACCCCGGCGACGAGAAACTGACCTTCTTTGCGAACCACGACATCCCGTCGCTGACAGAAGTCGAGTTCTACGCGCTCTTTCCCGACCGATTCGGCCACGTCGATGGCGTGGCATCGGCCGCCGGGAACGGGTCCGCTGAGAACGGTGCCGGTGACGAGTCGGCGGGCGAATCCACCGACGAGGAGGCCGCCGCCGCCGACGCTGACGACGAGGCCCCGACCGAGACGGTCGGCATCGAAATCGACCCGGTGGTGCGCCAACTGGCGACCATCGAGGCCAAGCGCACCGACCGCGGCCTCGACTCGGTGGTGGCCGAATCGACGCAGGGCCTCCTGAAGGAGGTCATCGACGGCGCGGAGTTGGACGCGGACGCCGAGGCCGACCCCGACGAGGCCGAACCGCTCGAAGTCGCGCTCCCCGAAAACGTCCACGCGATGGTCGAGACGGCGGTGAGGACCACCGAGGGCGTCGAGTCGGTCGGGGAGTTCGTCGCCGAGGCCTGCCGGGTCGATTTCGGCTTCGACTTCGCCGAGAAACAGGAGTTGAGCCTCGGCCTGCCCCGCGGCGCTGTCACGGCGCTCAAGCAGTTGGCCGACGACGAGGAGCGGTGCGTCGAGGTCCTCGCACGGGACCTCCTCTGCGACGCGCTGGAGGACGCGCTGACCGCGGATTCTGCGTAA
- a CDS encoding polysaccharide deacetylase family protein, giving the protein MGSVVLSLDAELAWGFHDHEKLPEHRVETARESWIRLLDLFDDYDLPATWAVVGHLLLDSCDGVHDGHPTPESHPSPDGWFDRDPGTWEGRDEIWYGSKLIDAIEDADADHEVASHTFSHVEMGNTTREIASAEMRACVELAEERGLSVDSVVFPRNFVGHRDVLAAYGVKSYRGNRPRRWYDRGPLGSAAKLLGWPTGAVSPPLVTPEEDEYGLVNIPASLYLFSFEGRLRSAAERVTDDPVVQMAKRGIDRASTRNGVFHMWLHPNNLTDERDFARLEAILEHVEEVRATTPLTVETMDSIAADIKDDEPLPREPIGPR; this is encoded by the coding sequence ATGGGTTCTGTCGTACTCTCCCTCGACGCCGAACTCGCGTGGGGGTTCCACGACCACGAGAAACTGCCCGAACACAGGGTCGAGACGGCCCGCGAGTCGTGGATTCGGCTCCTCGATTTGTTCGACGACTACGACCTTCCGGCGACGTGGGCGGTCGTCGGCCACCTCCTGCTCGACTCCTGCGACGGCGTCCACGACGGCCACCCGACGCCGGAGAGCCATCCGTCTCCGGACGGTTGGTTCGACCGGGACCCCGGCACGTGGGAGGGCCGAGACGAAATCTGGTACGGGTCGAAGCTCATCGACGCCATCGAGGACGCCGACGCCGACCACGAGGTCGCAAGCCACACCTTCTCGCACGTCGAGATGGGCAACACCACGCGGGAAATCGCGTCGGCGGAGATGCGAGCGTGCGTCGAACTCGCCGAGGAGCGCGGCCTCTCGGTCGATTCGGTCGTGTTCCCTCGCAACTTCGTGGGGCACCGGGACGTGCTGGCGGCCTACGGCGTCAAGAGCTACCGGGGCAACCGACCGCGGCGGTGGTACGACAGAGGGCCGCTCGGGTCTGCCGCAAAGCTTCTGGGGTGGCCGACCGGCGCGGTGTCGCCCCCGCTGGTCACGCCCGAGGAGGACGAGTACGGTCTGGTCAACATCCCCGCGTCGCTCTACCTGTTCAGTTTCGAGGGGCGTCTCCGGTCGGCGGCCGAGCGAGTCACCGACGACCCCGTGGTGCAGATGGCCAAGCGCGGCATCGACCGCGCCAGCACCCGGAACGGGGTGTTTCACATGTGGCTCCATCCAAACAACCTGACCGACGAGCGCGACTTCGCGCGACTCGAAGCCATCCTCGAACACGTCGAGGAGGTCCGGGCGACCACGCCCCTGACGGTGGAGACGATGGACTCCATCGCGGCGGACATCAAAGACGACGAACCCCTCCCGCGGGAACCTATCGGGCCTCGCTGA
- the glmS gene encoding glutamine--fructose-6-phosphate transaminase (isomerizing), producing MCGIIARIGGDDDSAVDELLTGLENLEYRGYDSAGLAIKNGGGPEVFKREGEISHLKDALADEVPDGGLGIGHTRWSTHGPPSDENAHPHTDCTGDVAVVHNGIIENYDELKADLRARGHTFESDTDTEVIPHLVEEKLAEGIDPETAFRQTIDQLSGSYAVAMITKHDHAVYATRRGSPLVLGVDDGEYFLASDVPAFLDFTDDVVYLDDGDVVVVNPEDHRITSAEGEAVERSVQTVEWDPEDAGKGGYDHYMLKEIHEQPAALRQTLRGRADPATGEIHLEDFPEGTFADVNRVQFVACGTSYHAGLVGAQFLSDGGVPAQTFLASEYATGQPPVDDETLVVGVTQSGETADTLSALRRANASGATTLAVTNVVGSTAARECDGALFIRAGPEIGVAATKTFSSQVVSLALLGERLVRDVTGTRTDEAHERLEALSNLPGHVQQILDYTSARRVAESYRDSEAYFFIGRGAVRPVALEGALKFKEISYEHAEGFAAGELKHGPLALVTSETPIFAVFTGRNDEKTLGNVKEAEARGAPVVAVASDGQEQVHQYADKVLTIPDTHPDVAGVLANVQLQLLSYHAADLLGRAIDKPRNLAKSVTVE from the coding sequence ATGTGCGGAATCATCGCTCGAATCGGCGGCGACGACGACAGCGCGGTAGACGAACTGCTCACCGGCCTCGAAAACCTCGAATACCGCGGCTACGACTCGGCCGGACTGGCGATAAAGAACGGCGGCGGCCCCGAAGTGTTCAAGCGCGAGGGCGAAATCTCGCACCTCAAAGACGCGCTGGCCGACGAGGTGCCAGACGGTGGCCTCGGCATCGGCCACACCCGGTGGAGTACCCACGGCCCGCCGAGCGACGAGAACGCCCACCCTCACACCGACTGCACGGGCGACGTGGCGGTCGTCCACAACGGAATCATCGAAAACTACGACGAACTGAAAGCCGACCTCCGCGCCCGAGGCCACACCTTCGAGAGCGACACCGACACCGAGGTCATCCCGCACCTCGTCGAGGAGAAACTGGCCGAGGGAATCGACCCCGAAACCGCGTTCCGACAGACCATCGACCAGCTTTCGGGCAGTTACGCGGTGGCGATGATAACCAAGCACGACCACGCTGTCTACGCCACTCGGAGAGGGTCGCCCCTTGTGCTGGGCGTGGACGACGGCGAGTACTTCCTCGCCAGCGACGTGCCCGCCTTCCTCGATTTCACCGACGACGTGGTGTATCTGGACGACGGCGACGTGGTGGTCGTCAACCCCGAGGACCACCGTATCACGTCCGCCGAGGGCGAGGCCGTCGAGCGGTCGGTCCAGACCGTCGAGTGGGACCCCGAGGACGCCGGCAAGGGCGGCTACGACCACTACATGCTCAAGGAGATTCACGAGCAACCCGCGGCGCTCCGCCAGACCCTCCGGGGCCGGGCCGACCCCGCGACCGGCGAAATTCACCTCGAAGACTTCCCGGAAGGGACGTTCGCGGACGTGAACCGCGTCCAGTTCGTCGCCTGCGGGACCTCCTATCACGCCGGGTTGGTCGGCGCGCAGTTCCTCTCGGACGGCGGGGTGCCCGCCCAGACCTTCCTCGCCAGCGAGTACGCGACCGGTCAGCCACCGGTCGACGACGAGACGCTGGTGGTCGGCGTGACCCAGAGCGGCGAGACTGCCGACACCCTGTCTGCGCTCCGGCGGGCCAACGCCTCCGGCGCGACCACCCTCGCGGTGACGAACGTGGTGGGTTCGACCGCGGCACGGGAGTGCGACGGCGCGCTGTTCATCCGGGCCGGTCCCGAAATCGGCGTCGCCGCGACCAAGACGTTCTCGTCACAGGTGGTCTCGCTGGCTCTGCTGGGCGAGCGCCTCGTCCGGGACGTGACCGGGACCCGGACCGACGAGGCCCACGAGCGTCTCGAAGCCCTCTCGAACCTGCCGGGACACGTCCAGCAGATTCTTGACTACACCAGTGCCCGGCGAGTCGCCGAATCCTATCGGGACAGCGAGGCGTACTTCTTCATCGGCCGAGGAGCAGTCCGGCCGGTGGCGCTCGAAGGGGCCTTGAAGTTCAAGGAAATCTCCTACGAACACGCCGAAGGGTTCGCCGCGGGAGAGTTGAAACACGGACCGCTGGCGCTGGTCACGTCCGAAACGCCCATCTTCGCGGTGTTCACCGGGCGTAACGACGAGAAGACCCTCGGCAACGTCAAGGAGGCCGAGGCCCGCGGCGCGCCAGTCGTCGCCGTCGCCAGCGACGGGCAGGAGCAGGTCCACCAGTACGCCGACAAGGTGCTGACGATTCCCGACACCCATCCCGACGTGGCGGGCGTGCTGGCAAACGTCCAACTCCAACTGCTGTCGTACCACGCCGCCGACCTGCTCGGGCGCGCCATCGACAAGCCCAGAAACCTCGCCAAGAGCGTGACCGTGGAATAG
- the glmU gene encoding bifunctional sugar-1-phosphate nucleotidylyltransferase/acetyltransferase, with protein sequence MPSETPRAVILSAGEGTRIRPLSASLPKPMLPAADRPLSAHAADAAVSAGADELVFVVGYEAEEVRDYFGEEYAGIPVQYAVQEEQAGTADAVRSASEYLDGPFAVLNGDNLYDPAGIEALFEDGPAVGAHRVEDPTNYGVLSTEGDTVTDIVEKPADPPTDLANTGAYLFPEEARDWLDVPESERGEHEITDVVARVIDEYEVSAVEIDRWLDVGRPWELLEANEWKLGELERDVRGSVHETADLRGRVVVEEGAAVDAGVVIEGPALIRSGASVGPNAYVRGATLVDEDAKIGHAVEVKNSVLMPGATAGHLSYVGDSLLGRNVNLGAGTTVANLRHDDEPVTLDVKGERVSTGRRKFGVVVGDEAKTGINVALNVGTKLSPGAGVPPGETVTRDR encoded by the coding sequence ATGCCAAGCGAAACTCCTCGCGCGGTCATCCTCTCTGCAGGTGAAGGCACTCGGATTCGGCCGCTGTCGGCGTCGCTCCCCAAACCGATGCTTCCGGCCGCCGACCGACCGCTGTCTGCCCACGCCGCCGACGCCGCGGTGAGTGCGGGCGCGGACGAACTCGTCTTTGTGGTCGGCTACGAGGCCGAGGAGGTCCGGGACTACTTCGGCGAGGAGTACGCCGGCATCCCGGTCCAGTACGCGGTCCAAGAGGAACAGGCCGGGACCGCCGACGCGGTTCGGTCTGCGAGCGAGTATCTCGACGGCCCCTTCGCGGTCCTCAACGGCGACAACCTCTACGACCCCGCGGGAATCGAAGCCCTGTTCGAGGACGGCCCGGCGGTCGGTGCCCACCGAGTCGAGGACCCCACGAACTACGGGGTCCTCTCCACTGAGGGAGACACCGTGACCGACATCGTGGAGAAACCTGCCGACCCGCCGACGGACCTCGCCAACACCGGGGCGTACCTGTTCCCCGAGGAGGCCCGCGATTGGCTCGACGTGCCCGAAAGCGAGCGCGGCGAACACGAGATTACCGACGTGGTGGCCCGCGTCATCGACGAGTACGAGGTCTCTGCGGTCGAAATCGACCGGTGGCTCGACGTGGGGCGACCGTGGGAACTGTTGGAGGCCAACGAGTGGAAACTCGGCGAGTTGGAGCGCGACGTGCGCGGGTCGGTCCACGAGACGGCCGACCTGCGCGGTCGGGTCGTGGTCGAGGAGGGCGCGGCGGTGGACGCGGGCGTCGTCATCGAGGGTCCCGCGCTGATTCGGTCGGGGGCCAGCGTCGGGCCGAACGCCTACGTCCGCGGGGCGACCCTCGTGGACGAGGACGCCAAAATCGGCCACGCGGTCGAGGTCAAAAACAGCGTCCTCATGCCGGGCGCGACCGCAGGCCATCTGAGCTACGTCGGCGACAGTCTCCTCGGGCGCAACGTGAACCTCGGCGCGGGCACGACTGTCGCCAACCTGCGCCACGACGACGAACCGGTGACCCTCGACGTGAAGGGCGAGCGCGTCTCGACCGGTCGCCGGAAGTTCGGCGTCGTCGTCGGCGACGAGGCCAAGACCGGCATCAACGTCGCGCTCAACGTCGGGACCAAACTCTCGCCGGGCGCTGGCGTGCCACCGGGCGAGACGGTGACGCGGGACCGCTGA